One Fusobacterium ulcerans DNA segment encodes these proteins:
- a CDS encoding L-lactate dehydrogenase, with amino-acid sequence MINTRKIGIIGAGHVGSHCAFSLILQGVCDDITFVDVNKEKAVSQAFDCMDTLAFLPHRAVIKSGEIKDLGDKDIIIICVGTIDNISKDRLCELDHSLKIIKSFIPEIMKTGFNGYFIVITNPVDIITYYVQQLSGLPYNKVIGTGTGLDSARLRRILSVETEIDARSIQAYMLGEHGDSQVAVFSCATVNGKLLPELIAEKPEKFSKIDFEAIEKKTTETGWDILCGKGSTEFGIACTCTEVVKAIFHDEKKVMPCSAFLQGEYGTFDIYAGVPAVIGKEGIEYIIELPLNEREKKKLSNTFDIIKHHVEIGRESVKN; translated from the coding sequence ATGATTAACACAAGAAAAATAGGTATCATAGGAGCTGGACATGTAGGAAGTCATTGTGCTTTTTCCTTGATATTACAAGGAGTATGTGATGATATAACTTTTGTAGATGTTAATAAAGAAAAAGCTGTATCTCAAGCTTTTGATTGTATGGACACTCTCGCTTTTCTACCACATAGAGCAGTTATAAAAAGTGGAGAAATAAAAGACTTAGGTGATAAAGATATCATAATAATATGTGTAGGTACTATCGATAATATATCAAAAGATCGTCTTTGTGAACTTGATCACTCTTTAAAGATAATAAAATCATTCATTCCTGAAATAATGAAAACTGGATTTAATGGTTACTTTATAGTTATAACAAATCCTGTAGATATAATTACATACTATGTCCAACAACTTTCAGGACTTCCATATAATAAAGTTATAGGAACTGGTACTGGGCTTGACTCTGCAAGACTTCGTAGAATATTAAGTGTTGAAACTGAAATAGATGCAAGATCAATCCAAGCATATATGCTTGGAGAACATGGAGATTCTCAAGTAGCTGTATTTTCATGTGCTACAGTAAATGGAAAACTTCTTCCTGAACTTATAGCAGAAAAACCAGAAAAATTTTCTAAAATAGACTTTGAAGCTATTGAAAAGAAAACCACAGAAACTGGATGGGATATTCTTTGTGGTAAAGGCAGTACTGAATTTGGAATTGCTTGCACATGTACTGAAGTAGTAAAAGCTATTTTTCATGATGAAAAAAAAGTTATGCCTTGCAGTGCTTTTCTTCAAGGAGAATATGGAACTTTTGATATATATGCTGGAGTTCCAGCTGTTATTGGAAAAGAAGGTATAGAATATATAATCGAACTTCCATTAAATGAAAGAGAAAAGAAAAAACTTTCTAATACTTTTGATATTATTAAACATCATGTAGAAATAGGCAGAGAGTCTGTCAAAAATTAA
- a CDS encoding patatin-like phospholipase family protein gives MKTGLVLEGGGMRGVYTVGVLDAFTKHNFIPDYLIGVSAGASNGVSYISGQKGRALRTNTEYINDKRYLSFYNLLTKGSLFGMDFLYDELPKTIDPFDYDSFFANPCDFKVGVTNAETGEAEFYGKDSLRDGSTVLKASASIPLVAPVVEYKGRKYLDGGTSSPIPVNEALRDGCDKLIVILTRHRKFIKPAVRFQTFCSLVMRKYPAMMDLLKRHHIVYRENQKEVARLEKEGKAWVIAPEKPLVIDRFEKNKDKLLVAYRQGFIDGEKFLEKYRTEFEK, from the coding sequence ATGAAGACAGGACTAGTATTAGAAGGCGGTGGAATGAGAGGGGTATATACAGTAGGAGTACTGGATGCCTTTACTAAACATAATTTTATACCGGATTATTTAATTGGAGTATCAGCAGGAGCTTCCAATGGAGTTTCATATATATCAGGGCAAAAAGGAAGAGCTCTTCGTACAAACACTGAGTATATAAATGATAAAAGATATTTAAGTTTTTATAATCTGCTGACGAAAGGATCTCTTTTTGGAATGGATTTTCTCTATGATGAACTTCCTAAAACGATAGATCCATTCGATTATGATTCTTTTTTTGCTAATCCTTGTGATTTTAAAGTTGGAGTGACAAATGCTGAAACTGGTGAAGCAGAGTTTTATGGAAAAGATTCTTTAAGAGATGGAAGCACTGTACTTAAAGCTTCAGCATCTATTCCCCTTGTAGCACCTGTTGTAGAATATAAAGGAAGAAAATATCTGGATGGAGGAACATCAAGCCCTATACCAGTAAATGAGGCCTTGAGAGACGGGTGTGATAAGCTTATTGTAATACTTACACGTCATAGAAAATTTATAAAGCCTGCTGTAAGATTTCAAACTTTTTGTTCTTTAGTAATGAGAAAGTATCCAGCAATGATGGATCTACTAAAAAGACATCATATAGTGTATAGAGAAAATCAAAAGGAAGTAGCCAGATTGGAAAAAGAGGGGAAGGCTTGGGTAATAGCTCCTGAGAAACCTCTTGTTATAGATAGATTTGAAAAAAATAAAGATAAGCTCCTTGTTGCATATCGCCAAGGATTTATAGATGGAGAGAAATTTTTAGAAAAATACAGAACAGAATTTGAAAAATGA
- the dacB gene encoding D-alanyl-D-alanine carboxypeptidase/D-alanyl-D-alanine endopeptidase: MKKRACLWIVLLGIFLSSCTKLPVSSGELSSQPKVVKEFVKAEIVEHGDLSFYAVDLKTGKVVADHRGKSALVPASVMKIITSAAALEVMGGDKTFETKLMYEGNINKDGILKGTLYIQGGGDPTLGSDGISAAPEAFLADWVKEMKKAGITSVNGDIIVLDDLFGYDGIPGKWLWEDMGTDYAPGTYGISIFDNIYTLYLSSGAPGTTPKIIGTKPEMKDLTFDNQAVVSPDGKRDIYVRGVPFENRRGFYGIVPQDKKEITIKSDIPDPGLFLGQYFSDYMKKNGIKFNGKVTTARLTAKRPKNTVVIAVTKSAPVSEIIKVLLTRSDNHYAEHLFQILEKVEGVNVVEFWKEKGLDVDSLTMRDGSGLSRGDTLSTKLLTDVIMYMDNKKELKFEELFPVAGKEGTVASFLKNTPLNEKARIKSGSMGGIQSYAGYLEKDNKRYAFAIIVNHWNGERTELRTEMEKLLNGLFQK, from the coding sequence ATGAAAAAAAGAGCTTGTTTGTGGATTGTGCTTTTAGGAATTTTTCTAAGTAGTTGTACAAAATTACCTGTGTCATCTGGAGAATTATCTAGTCAGCCAAAAGTTGTAAAAGAATTTGTTAAAGCTGAAATTGTAGAACATGGAGATTTAAGTTTTTATGCAGTTGATTTAAAAACGGGAAAAGTTGTGGCAGATCATAGAGGAAAAAGTGCATTAGTTCCTGCTTCAGTTATGAAGATAATTACTTCAGCAGCAGCTCTTGAAGTTATGGGGGGAGATAAAACTTTTGAAACTAAACTTATGTATGAAGGAAACATTAATAAAGATGGGATATTAAAGGGTACTTTATATATTCAAGGTGGAGGAGATCCAACTTTGGGTTCTGATGGAATTTCAGCAGCTCCAGAAGCTTTTTTGGCAGATTGGGTTAAAGAGATGAAAAAAGCTGGAATAACTTCTGTAAATGGAGATATTATAGTTTTAGATGATCTCTTTGGATATGATGGGATACCTGGAAAATGGCTTTGGGAAGACATGGGAACTGACTATGCACCAGGAACTTATGGAATAAGTATTTTTGATAATATATATACTCTATATTTAAGTTCAGGAGCACCAGGAACTACTCCTAAAATTATTGGAACTAAACCTGAAATGAAAGATTTAACTTTTGACAATCAGGCTGTTGTATCACCAGATGGGAAAAGAGATATTTATGTAAGAGGAGTGCCTTTTGAAAATAGAAGAGGATTCTATGGAATAGTTCCTCAAGATAAGAAAGAAATTACAATAAAGAGTGATATACCAGATCCAGGACTTTTCCTAGGACAATATTTTTCTGATTATATGAAAAAAAATGGAATAAAGTTTAATGGAAAAGTAACTACTGCCAGGTTAACAGCAAAAAGACCTAAAAATACTGTAGTAATTGCTGTAACTAAATCAGCTCCTGTTTCTGAAATTATAAAAGTATTACTAACTAGAAGTGATAATCATTATGCTGAACATTTATTCCAGATTTTAGAAAAAGTTGAAGGAGTAAATGTTGTAGAATTTTGGAAAGAAAAAGGACTAGATGTAGATTCATTAACTATGAGAGATGGAAGTGGTCTTTCTCGTGGAGATACTCTTTCAACTAAATTATTGACAGATGTTATTATGTATATGGATAATAAAAAAGAACTTAAATTTGAAGAATTATTTCCAGTAGCAGGAAAAGAGGGAACAGTAGCAAGTTTTCTTAAAAATACACCTCTAAATGAAAAGGCAAGAATTAAAAGTGGAAGTATGGGTGGAATTCAATCTTATGCAGGATACTTAGAAAAAGACAATAAAAGATATGCTTTTGCTATTATAGTCAACCACTGGAACGGAGAACGTACAGAATTGAGAACTGAAATGGAAAAATTATTAAATGGATTATTTCAAAAATAA
- a CDS encoding FMN-binding protein, whose protein sequence is MESRVEKIRKYCVIGFIVVGLACIFVEKSQGPKKYIGTAEGFDSDVKVEILAKKNGKGELRISEIICTHGDTEAIAGPAVESLIATIKSTQDIESLDTVAGATYTSEGFIDALKDACSKIK, encoded by the coding sequence ATGGAAAGCAGGGTAGAAAAAATAAGAAAGTATTGTGTAATAGGGTTTATAGTAGTAGGATTAGCTTGTATATTTGTTGAAAAATCACAAGGGCCTAAAAAATATATAGGGACTGCTGAAGGATTTGACAGTGATGTAAAAGTTGAAATATTAGCTAAGAAAAATGGTAAAGGGGAGCTTAGAATCTCTGAAATAATATGTACTCATGGAGATACTGAAGCTATTGCAGGTCCTGCTGTTGAAAGTTTGATAGCTACAATTAAATCTACACAGGATATAGAATCTCTTGATACTGTTGCAGGAGCTACTTATACTTCTGAAGGATTTATTGATGCATTAAAAGATGCATGTTCAAAAATAAAATAA
- a CDS encoding winged helix-turn-helix transcriptional regulator yields MKKRNLSSCPVEITLELIGNKWKVLILRDLIEGTKRFGELRKSIGSVTQKVLTQNLRSMEEDGLLERKVFAEVPPRVEYTLTDTGYSLKKILDSMFIWGEEYKKNNY; encoded by the coding sequence ATGAAAAAAAGGAATCTGTCATCATGTCCTGTGGAAATAACTCTGGAACTTATAGGAAATAAATGGAAAGTCTTAATATTAAGGGATTTAATTGAAGGAACAAAAAGATTTGGTGAATTAAGAAAATCTATTGGAAGTGTAACCCAAAAAGTTCTTACACAAAATCTGAGATCCATGGAGGAAGATGGATTATTAGAAAGAAAAGTTTTTGCTGAGGTTCCTCCTAGAGTTGAATATACTCTTACAGATACTGGTTATAGTCTGAAAAAAATATTAGATTCAATGTTTATATGGGGAGAAGAATATAAGAAAAATAATTACTAG
- a CDS encoding pyridoxamine 5'-phosphate oxidase family protein, translated as MNEVLNFLKSNPVQFFATVGLDNKPKVRPFQFMLEKDGKLFFCTSNEKEVYKEIKSNPYVELCSSSLESVWVRLHGKVVFKNDPDIKSKILENNPLIKSIYQTPDNPIFEIFYLEGAEAVFYDFSGNPPKEYSL; from the coding sequence ATGAATGAAGTATTAAACTTTTTAAAAAGTAATCCTGTACAATTTTTTGCTACTGTGGGTTTAGATAATAAACCAAAAGTTCGTCCATTCCAATTTATGCTGGAAAAAGATGGAAAATTATTTTTTTGCACTTCAAATGAAAAAGAAGTTTATAAAGAAATTAAAAGTAATCCCTATGTAGAACTATGCTCATCCTCTCTAGAGTCAGTATGGGTAAGACTTCATGGAAAAGTTGTTTTTAAAAATGATCCAGATATAAAATCAAAAATATTAGAAAATAATCCTCTTATAAAATCAATTTATCAGACTCCTGATAATCCTATTTTTGAAATTTTTTATTTAGAAGGTGCAGAGGCTGTATTTTATGACTTCTCTGGAAATCCACCTAAAGAATATTCTTTATAA
- a CDS encoding DMT family transporter — MKNNKNEKLKMASSVTLAIVALVWGTTFAVLKDTLSIVQPFSLMMFRFGFSALLLFVIYIGKIKKAKMKDIKNGSIIGIFMFLAFYFMIISIKNTTASKVSFIIGAYVLIVPFLAWIINKKRPDKYAVIGAFLATVGLGFLTIEKGVAFNIWDMVAGCCSFFFAAHMIAIEKYGRDSDPILITVIQFIVTAGIFIILVGYFEGYDFSILPKIKWTLGYLVVISTVISFAIQTIAQRYISSTSTALILTLQSVFGAIFAVWYLNERMTFQMGIGCMLVFVAIVTQETKWKFLTKKN; from the coding sequence ATGAAAAATAATAAAAATGAAAAATTAAAGATGGCATCTTCTGTAACGTTAGCAATTGTAGCTTTGGTATGGGGGACTACATTTGCTGTATTAAAAGACACTTTGAGTATCGTTCAGCCTTTTTCACTTATGATGTTTAGATTTGGTTTTTCAGCCTTGCTTCTTTTTGTTATTTATATAGGAAAGATAAAGAAAGCAAAAATGAAAGACATAAAAAATGGAAGTATAATAGGAATATTTATGTTTCTTGCATTTTATTTTATGATAATTAGTATAAAAAATACTACAGCATCAAAAGTATCTTTTATAATAGGAGCATATGTACTAATAGTTCCATTTCTTGCATGGATAATAAACAAGAAAAGACCTGATAAATATGCTGTAATAGGAGCTTTTTTAGCAACAGTTGGATTGGGCTTCCTCACTATCGAAAAAGGAGTAGCTTTTAATATCTGGGACATGGTGGCAGGATGCTGTTCATTTTTCTTTGCAGCACATATGATAGCTATTGAGAAATATGGAAGAGATTCTGATCCTATACTTATAACAGTAATTCAATTTATAGTAACAGCAGGAATATTTATTATTCTTGTGGGATATTTTGAGGGATATGATTTTTCAATCCTTCCTAAAATAAAATGGACATTAGGATATTTGGTAGTTATAAGTACAGTTATTTCTTTTGCTATACAGACAATTGCCCAAAGATATATCTCTTCTACCAGCACAGCTTTAATATTAACTCTTCAGTCAGTTTTTGGAGCTATTTTTGCTGTATGGTATCTTAATGAGAGGATGACCTTTCAAATGGGGATAGGATGTATGTTGGTTTTTGTAGCAATAGTTACACAAGAAACTAAATGGAAGTTCTTAACAAAAAAGAACTAG
- a CDS encoding amidohydrolase: MSQILIKNGYVISMNKNREIFKNGSVLIEDDKIKAVGKVEPSLVNADAEIYDVQGKIILPGLVNTHVHLSQQLGRGVADDVVLLTWLRERVWPYESSFNYEDSLISSTACCVELIKTGVTTFLEAGGQYVDAMAEAVEKCGLRACLSKSTMDEGEGLPKAWQKTTQEELDFQEELFKKYNDTADGRIKIWFGLRTIFNNSDELIKGTKTLADKYNTGIHMHVLEVKEEMDYTRATRGETTVEHMNRLGALGPNLVAAHTVWLTEREIALFRLYDVKVSHNPGAAMKVVLGFAKIPEMLEKGIAVSIGTDGAPSNNRMDMMRDMYLTSLIHKGRTLNPKTVSAEQVLEMATINGARCALMEKEIGSLEVGKKADLIILNPDTIHSLPVIDPVANIVYAMSSENVESNMCNGKWLMKNREILFLDEKDLLEKVKIQNKKVMAKAGIVIPDRFPVIEIK, from the coding sequence ATGTCTCAAATTTTGATAAAAAATGGATATGTAATCTCTATGAATAAAAACAGAGAGATATTTAAAAATGGCTCTGTCTTAATAGAAGATGATAAAATAAAAGCTGTGGGAAAAGTTGAACCCTCTCTTGTAAATGCTGATGCAGAAATTTATGATGTACAAGGAAAAATTATTCTTCCTGGGCTTGTGAATACTCATGTACATCTTTCGCAGCAATTGGGAAGAGGAGTAGCAGATGATGTGGTTCTTCTTACTTGGCTGAGAGAAAGGGTATGGCCATATGAAAGCAGCTTCAATTATGAAGACTCTCTTATCTCTTCTACTGCTTGTTGTGTAGAGCTTATAAAAACAGGAGTGACAACTTTTCTGGAAGCTGGAGGACAATATGTAGATGCTATGGCTGAAGCTGTAGAAAAGTGTGGATTAAGAGCTTGTCTTTCTAAATCTACAATGGATGAGGGAGAGGGGCTGCCAAAAGCATGGCAGAAAACAACTCAGGAAGAACTTGATTTTCAGGAGGAGTTATTTAAAAAATATAATGATACAGCAGATGGAAGAATAAAAATCTGGTTTGGACTAAGGACTATATTTAACAACTCTGATGAGTTAATAAAAGGAACAAAAACATTAGCAGATAAGTATAATACAGGTATTCACATGCATGTTCTTGAAGTAAAAGAGGAAATGGATTACACAAGAGCCACAAGAGGAGAGACAACAGTTGAACATATGAATAGGCTTGGAGCTCTTGGTCCTAATCTTGTAGCGGCTCATACCGTATGGCTGACAGAAAGAGAAATAGCTCTATTTAGATTGTATGATGTAAAGGTATCACATAACCCTGGCGCAGCAATGAAAGTAGTTCTTGGATTTGCTAAAATACCAGAAATGTTGGAAAAAGGAATAGCTGTGTCTATTGGAACAGATGGAGCTCCATCAAATAATAGAATGGATATGATGAGAGATATGTATCTTACTTCACTTATTCATAAAGGGAGAACTTTAAATCCTAAAACAGTATCAGCAGAGCAGGTGCTGGAAATGGCTACAATAAATGGAGCTAGATGTGCATTGATGGAAAAAGAAATTGGAAGTCTGGAAGTTGGGAAAAAAGCTGATCTTATTATTTTAAATCCAGATACTATTCATTCTCTTCCAGTGATTGATCCTGTGGCAAATATTGTATATGCCATGAGCAGTGAAAATGTAGAATCTAATATGTGCAATGGTAAATGGCTAATGAAAAACAGAGAAATTCTTTTCCTTGATGAAAAAGATCTTCTTGAAAAAGTTAAAATACAGAATAAAAAAGTTATGGCTAAAGCTGGAATAGTAATTCCAGATAGATTCCCTGTAATAGAAATAAAATAA
- a CDS encoding NCS2 family permease produces MSKELFLEKVFKIKERNSSVKTEVIGGITTFLAMAYIIFVNPAILSMSGMDKGALITVTCLATAIGTFLAAFMGNVPIAMAPGMGLNAFFTFTLVMGKGVSWQDALGVVFLSGTFFFILAALGFREKLANAIPAPITTASTAGIGLFIAFIGLKNMGIIVGNEATLVALGKFNLPVVLSVGGLMMMAGFEMKKVRGGILISIVITTLLGMVCGLVTMPDAVIAMPPSIAPIAFKLNIFGALKISLLGSIFSFMFIDLFDSLGFLIACFKEIGLEDENGHYKGLGKMMFADVSSTIIGAFLGTSTVTTFGESAAGIAAGAKTGLASFVTGILFLAALLITPIVGIVPMFAAAPSLVMVGVFMFKSVKALDLNDTKISVPAFITIIFMPLTYSISIGLSFGFISYIIMHVIAKEYNKISPILWVIGTLSIINLIV; encoded by the coding sequence TTGTCTAAAGAGTTATTTTTAGAAAAAGTATTTAAAATTAAAGAAAGAAACAGCAGTGTGAAAACAGAAGTAATAGGAGGAATAACAACATTTTTGGCAATGGCATATATAATATTTGTCAACCCAGCTATTCTTTCTATGTCTGGAATGGATAAGGGAGCATTGATAACAGTTACTTGTCTTGCTACTGCAATAGGAACATTTTTAGCAGCGTTTATGGGAAATGTACCAATAGCTATGGCTCCTGGAATGGGATTGAATGCATTTTTTACATTCACTCTTGTAATGGGAAAAGGGGTATCTTGGCAGGATGCTCTTGGAGTTGTATTTTTATCAGGAACATTCTTTTTTATTCTTGCAGCATTAGGATTTAGAGAAAAACTTGCCAATGCAATACCAGCACCAATAACAACAGCTTCAACTGCTGGAATAGGTCTGTTTATAGCATTCATAGGGTTAAAAAATATGGGGATAATAGTTGGGAATGAGGCTACTCTTGTGGCACTTGGTAAATTTAATCTTCCTGTAGTTCTTTCAGTGGGAGGACTTATGATGATGGCTGGATTTGAAATGAAGAAAGTAAGAGGAGGAATACTGATAAGTATAGTAATAACTACTCTACTAGGAATGGTATGTGGGCTTGTTACTATGCCAGATGCAGTAATAGCTATGCCGCCAAGTATTGCACCTATAGCTTTTAAACTTAATATATTTGGAGCTTTGAAAATATCTCTTTTAGGATCAATATTTTCGTTTATGTTTATAGATTTATTTGATTCACTTGGGTTTTTGATTGCTTGTTTTAAAGAAATAGGACTGGAAGATGAAAATGGACATTATAAAGGACTTGGAAAAATGATGTTTGCAGATGTTTCTTCTACTATAATAGGAGCATTTTTAGGAACCAGTACAGTTACAACATTTGGAGAATCAGCTGCGGGGATAGCTGCTGGAGCAAAAACTGGACTTGCTTCTTTTGTAACAGGAATACTGTTTCTTGCAGCTCTTCTGATAACTCCAATAGTGGGAATAGTTCCTATGTTTGCCGCTGCACCATCATTAGTTATGGTAGGAGTATTTATGTTTAAAAGTGTAAAAGCTTTAGATTTAAATGATACTAAAATATCTGTGCCAGCATTTATAACTATAATATTTATGCCATTAACTTACAGTATCAGCATAGGATTAAGTTTTGGTTTCATATCATATATTATAATGCATGTAATAGCTAAAGAATATAATAAAATAAGTCCTATTCTTTGGGTAATAGGAACACTTTCTATAATAAACTTAATTGTATAA
- a CDS encoding lysine exporter LysO family protein → MTIMPFICLFFGIIIGIRNLSKEIMKKIDMVINIVIVILMTTIGMNTGINEEIISELGKIGWNCAVISIFGILFSVILTIILEKTILPLEKIKKQLELKNYENRRDEEVEAGKSPLTIIIPISVILGVIIGVFFMDKSYEIILNYSLVISLIILYTGVGIFLGSNLKILEYVKVIGVKIVLISLAILMGSLLGGAVAGKILGVPENISVISAGGMGYYSLTGAFMTSKFGIEAGTYGFIVNIMREFFTVFFLPILIKISKGSAIASGGAGNMDTMLIPITKFVGAELGLVTLITGIILTFSVPVLLPILGKIFIG, encoded by the coding sequence ATGACAATAATGCCTTTTATCTGTCTTTTTTTTGGAATCATAATAGGAATCAGAAATCTTTCAAAAGAGATTATGAAAAAAATAGATATGGTAATAAATATAGTTATAGTAATTTTAATGACTACTATTGGAATGAATACAGGTATTAATGAAGAAATTATATCAGAACTTGGAAAAATAGGATGGAACTGTGCTGTTATTTCTATTTTTGGGATATTATTCAGTGTAATTTTAACTATAATATTGGAAAAAACTATCCTTCCTTTAGAAAAGATAAAAAAGCAATTAGAACTTAAAAATTATGAAAATAGGAGAGATGAAGAAGTAGAAGCGGGGAAATCTCCGCTTACTATAATTATTCCAATAAGTGTAATATTAGGTGTAATTATTGGTGTTTTTTTTATGGATAAATCTTATGAGATAATTTTGAATTATTCTTTGGTTATCTCTTTAATAATATTATATACAGGAGTAGGAATATTTCTTGGAAGTAATTTGAAAATATTGGAATATGTAAAAGTAATAGGGGTAAAAATTGTCCTGATATCTTTGGCTATATTAATGGGAAGTCTTTTAGGAGGAGCTGTAGCTGGGAAAATATTAGGTGTTCCTGAAAATATTTCTGTTATTTCAGCTGGCGGAATGGGGTATTACAGTCTGACTGGAGCATTTATGACCAGTAAATTTGGAATAGAAGCTGGAACTTATGGCTTTATTGTAAATATAATGAGGGAGTTTTTTACTGTATTTTTTCTTCCTATATTAATCAAAATAAGTAAAGGAAGTGCTATTGCATCTGGTGGGGCTGGGAATATGGATACAATGCTTATACCTATTACTAAATTTGTAGGAGCAGAACTAGGATTGGTTACTCTTATAACAGGAATTATATTAACATTTTCTGTCCCTGTTCTTTTACCTATTTTAGGGAAAATATTTATTGGGTAA